In Arthrobacter citreus, a single genomic region encodes these proteins:
- a CDS encoding HAMP domain-containing histidine kinase — protein MFKKTKIRLTIINSVVFILLIGILSLIIYSYTNNRLYKEVDQSLLWNINRIQNSDNPNRLPISNRDPRVLMIMWDENKKVVNPMPGINAIELQDELKYPKIINEIYNDKIGDMNYRTISIQGETNRGKITLQILRNIDSEKDLVDTLLIILIVGWVLGSALAVVAGYILAGRALIPITNAWQKQQEFVSDASHEIRTPLTVIQSRLELLLREPSATIEEKAQDFSIMLKENRRLSKLVASLLTLARSDSGQIQLNKKVFSLNELLEEVTSHFTEIISIQNKELLLTIKGTYFHFGDQERLHQLLVILIDNAMKFTNENDTIEISCEQVKNHFIIKVIDSGVGINEENLPRIFDRFFQEDASRTSKNGIGLGLSIAKWIVEEHGGKIKVQSKKDVGTSFEITLPVHSSLKG, from the coding sequence ATGTTTAAGAAAACTAAAATTCGATTAACGATAATAAATTCGGTAGTATTTATTTTACTAATTGGAATCCTTTCTTTAATTATTTATTCATACACAAATAATCGTTTATATAAAGAGGTTGATCAATCACTTTTATGGAATATTAATCGGATTCAAAATAGTGATAATCCAAATCGTTTACCAATTTCTAATCGGGATCCCCGTGTATTAATGATTATGTGGGATGAAAATAAAAAAGTAGTAAATCCGATGCCAGGTATCAATGCAATAGAGTTACAAGATGAATTAAAATATCCTAAAATAATAAATGAAATATACAATGATAAAATTGGTGATATGAATTATCGTACGATTTCAATTCAAGGTGAGACAAATCGCGGGAAAATTACACTACAAATATTAAGGAATATAGATTCGGAAAAGGATTTAGTAGATACATTGCTCATCATATTAATTGTTGGCTGGGTATTAGGAAGTGCATTGGCAGTTGTAGCCGGATATATTTTGGCTGGACGTGCACTTATACCGATTACAAATGCTTGGCAGAAGCAACAGGAATTCGTTTCTGACGCTTCCCATGAAATACGGACACCTTTAACAGTCATTCAGTCACGTTTGGAATTATTACTTAGAGAACCTAGTGCTACAATTGAGGAAAAAGCACAAGATTTTTCAATCATGTTAAAAGAAAATAGGCGACTATCTAAACTAGTTGCAAGTTTATTAACTTTAGCTAGATCGGACTCGGGACAAATACAACTAAATAAAAAAGTATTTTCTTTAAACGAATTGTTAGAAGAAGTAACTTCCCATTTCACTGAGATTATATCAATTCAAAATAAAGAACTATTGTTGACAATTAAAGGAACGTATTTTCATTTTGGTGATCAGGAAAGACTTCATCAGTTACTAGTAATTTTAATCGATAATGCAATGAAGTTTACAAATGAGAATGACACGATTGAAATTAGCTGTGAACAAGTGAAAAATCATTTTATAATAAAAGTTATAGATAGTGGCGTTGGAATAAACGAGGAAAATCTTCCTCGAATATTTGATCGGTTCTTCCAAGAAGACGCATCTCGTACATCTAAAAATGGAATTGGACTAGGATTATCAATCGCAAAATGGATTGTTGAAGAGCACGGTGGGAAAATTAAAGTTCAAAGTAAAAAAGATGTAGGAACTAGCTTTGAAATTACATTGCCAGTCCATTCATCTTTAAAAGGTTAA
- a CDS encoding response regulator transcription factor codes for MRILAVEDHKEVLNSIVELLSNDFKVDKALEGEEGFFMAMQNIYDVIVLDVMLPEKNGFEIVKDLRKEGIHTPVLFLTAKDSLEDRVEGLNLGADDYLVKPFQGPELLARIYALLRRSGKLTIDSSLKYQGIILKGKEHPVKVNNETIHLTIKQYELLEYFIQNQGKILMKEQIFDRVWGFDSDTTVAIVEVYVHQLRKKLEPFNYGSIIKTVRGIGYIMKDD; via the coding sequence TTGAGAATTTTAGCTGTAGAAGATCATAAAGAAGTTTTAAATTCAATCGTTGAATTATTATCAAATGATTTTAAAGTAGATAAGGCATTAGAAGGAGAAGAAGGCTTCTTCATGGCTATGCAAAACATATATGATGTTATTGTATTAGATGTAATGTTACCAGAAAAAAATGGATTTGAAATCGTAAAGGATTTGAGAAAAGAAGGGATTCATACACCAGTACTATTTTTGACAGCAAAAGATTCATTAGAGGATCGTGTTGAGGGATTGAACTTAGGTGCTGATGATTATTTAGTCAAACCATTTCAAGGACCGGAGTTACTAGCGAGAATTTATGCACTACTTAGAAGAAGTGGTAAACTAACAATTGATAGTTCATTAAAATATCAAGGTATTATTTTAAAAGGAAAAGAACATCCAGTCAAAGTAAATAATGAAACAATCCATTTAACAATTAAACAATATGAGCTTTTAGAATACTTCATTCAAAATCAAGGGAAAATTTTAATGAAAGAACAAATTTTTGATCGAGTTTGGGGATTTGATTCGGATACAACGGTTGCCATTGTCGAAGTATATGTTCACCAACTTCGAAAAAAACTAGAGCCTTTTAATTATGGTAGTATAATAAAAACTGTCAGAGGAATCGGATATATTATGAAAGATGACTAG
- the glpK gene encoding glycerol kinase GlpK, protein MKKYILSLDQGTTSSRAILFDKEGKIVHTAQKEFTQYFPKPGWVEHNANEIWGSVLAVIATCLAEANISHDQISGIGITNQRETTVVWDKHTGIPIYHAIVWQSRQTAEICEELKQSGFDSIVREKTGLLIDAYFSGTKVKWILDHVEGARKKAEAGDLLFGTIDTWLVWKLSGGKAHVTDYSNASRTMMYNIYELKWDQDLLNMLNIPESMLPIVRPSSEIYANTVSYHFFGSEIPIAGIAGDQQAALFGQACFEKGMAKNTYGTGCFMLMNTGNHAVKSNHGLLTTIAWGIDGKVEYALEGSIFVAGSAIQWLRDGLRIIKNAADSEKYATRVTSSDGVYVVPAFVGLGTPYWDSEVRGAVFGLTRGTSKEHFIRATLEALAYQTKDVLTAMEADANISLKTLRVDGGAVKNNFLMQFQSDLLNVPVQRPIINETTALGAAYLAGLAVGFWKNQEEIAGQWQMDRCFEQAMSNDLSYELYSGWKKAVNAALAFK, encoded by the coding sequence ATGAAAAAATACATTTTGTCACTTGACCAAGGGACGACTAGTTCGAGAGCAATATTGTTTGATAAAGAAGGTAAAATTGTACATACAGCTCAAAAAGAGTTTACTCAATATTTTCCAAAGCCGGGTTGGGTAGAGCATAATGCGAATGAAATTTGGGGATCGGTTCTTGCTGTAATCGCAACTTGTCTTGCGGAAGCGAATATTAGTCATGATCAAATTAGTGGGATTGGAATTACGAACCAACGTGAAACGACAGTCGTTTGGGATAAACATACTGGGATCCCAATTTATCATGCGATCGTTTGGCAATCAAGACAAACGGCTGAAATATGCGAGGAACTGAAACAAAGTGGTTTTGATTCAATAGTCCGTGAAAAAACAGGGCTTCTTATTGATGCTTATTTTTCCGGTACTAAAGTAAAATGGATTCTTGATCATGTAGAAGGTGCTAGAAAAAAGGCTGAGGCAGGCGATTTACTATTTGGCACAATTGATACATGGTTAGTTTGGAAGCTTTCTGGTGGCAAAGCGCATGTAACAGATTATTCAAATGCATCTAGAACGATGATGTATAATATTTATGAATTAAAGTGGGATCAAGACTTATTGAATATGTTAAATATTCCAGAAAGCATGCTTCCGATTGTTCGTCCGTCTTCAGAAATCTATGCGAATACGGTTAGTTACCATTTCTTTGGAAGTGAGATTCCAATTGCGGGAATAGCTGGTGATCAGCAAGCAGCATTATTTGGTCAGGCATGTTTTGAAAAAGGTATGGCTAAAAACACATATGGTACTGGTTGTTTTATGCTAATGAATACAGGAAATCATGCAGTTAAGTCAAATCATGGACTACTGACAACAATTGCATGGGGGATAGATGGAAAAGTTGAATATGCACTTGAAGGCAGTATATTTGTTGCTGGCTCTGCTATTCAATGGCTACGTGATGGTTTAAGAATTATTAAAAATGCTGCTGATAGTGAGAAATATGCTACTAGAGTAACTTCATCTGATGGAGTTTATGTTGTGCCTGCATTTGTAGGATTAGGTACACCATATTGGGATAGTGAAGTACGCGGAGCAGTATTTGGTTTGACAAGGGGAACATCTAAGGAACATTTTATTCGTGCTACATTAGAAGCGCTCGCATATCAAACAAAAGACGTATTAACAGCAATGGAGGCAGATGCTAACATTTCATTAAAAACATTGCGAGTAGATGGTGGAGCAGTTAAAAATAATTTCTTAATGCAATTTCAAAGTGATTTGTTAAATGTACCAGTTCAACGTCCGATTATAAATGAAACTACTGCATTAGGTGCGGCTTATTTAGCTGGATTAGCAGTAGGATTTTGGAAAAACCAAGAGGAAATTGCTGGTCAATGGCAAATGGATCGTTGCTTCGAGCAAGCGATGTCAAATGATTTAAGCTATGAGTTATATTCGGGCTGGAAAAAAGCAGTGAATGCAGCACTTGCATTTAAGTAA